One genomic window of Syngnathus acus chromosome 11, fSynAcu1.2, whole genome shotgun sequence includes the following:
- the sgce gene encoding LOW QUALITY PROTEIN: epsilon-sarcoglycan (The sequence of the model RefSeq protein was modified relative to this genomic sequence to represent the inferred CDS: inserted 2 bases in 2 codons; deleted 3 bases in 2 codons) yields the protein MSAAAVAVCLATVDIVYGSNARQMTLREENVQKERTMGWKQRTALYSDVITILSRSHAERNVYPSAGVLFVHVLEREYFKGEFPHYPKSDDGANDPITFNTNLLSYPDRPGWLRYIQRTPNSDGVLYGSPTAEHVGKATVIEITAYNRRTFETARNNLVXNIMATEEFPLPYQAEFYIKNMNVEEMLASEVLGDFLGAVKNVWQPXRLNAINITSALDRGGRVPLPINNLKEGVYVMVGADVPFSSCLREVESPQNNCACSQEMEPVISCRQKVRAQFISTGCKLSLVDVNKVVPVYVTRPEPGPGVLPEFGEYNPPSESLKSRDYFTVLHVTLAVPSAVALVLLLMLGYTMCCRREGVKKRNMQTSAIQLVHHSSIQKSTKEMRIMSKNRDISWPLSTLPVFNPVSGEVVPPIHPDNYETTSMPLMRTQTNLQNQITIPQQQPSGDSYVMSTFRRLEVNGIPEERKVAEALNL from the exons ATGTCCGCCGCGGCCGTCGCGGTGTGCCTCGCCACGG TTGACATTGTGTATGGCAGCAACGCCAGACAAATGACTTTACGTGAGGAAAATGTCCAAAAGGAGAGAACCATGGGCTGGAAGCAGAGAACAGCCTTGTACAGCGATG TGATCACCATCCTGTCGAGGTCGCACGCCGAGCGAAACGTCTACCCTTCTGCCGGCGTGCTCTTCGTCCACGTCCTAGAACGAGAGTACTTCAAAGGGGAGTTTCCTCACTACCCGAAATCAG ATGACGGCGCCAACGACCCCATCACTTTCAACACCAACCTGCTGAGTTACCCAGACCGACCCGGCTGGCTGCGCTACATCCAGAGGACGCCCAATAGTGACGGAGTGCTCTACGGATCCCCCACTGCTGAGCATGTGGGCAAGGCCACCGTCATAGAG ATTACCGCCTATAACCGACGCACTTTCGAGACAGCACGGAACAACTTGG ATAACATCATGGCCACTGAGG AGTTCCCGCTACCCTACCAGGCCGAGTTTTACATCAAAAACATGAACGTCGAGGAGATGCTGGCCAGCGAGGTGCTGGGAGATTTCCTGGGAGCTGTGAAGAACGTGTGGCAGC GAAGGCTCAACGCCATCAACATCACCTCGGCGTTAGACCGCGGAGGACGTGTGCCACTGCCTATTAATAACCTGAAGGAAGG GGTGTACGTGATGGTGGGCGCCGATGTTCCCTTCTCATCGTGCCTACGTGAGGTGGAGAGCCCGCAAAACAACTGCGCCTGCAGTCAGGAGATGGAGCCCGTCATCAGCTGCCGACAAAAAGTT CGAGCGCAGTTCATATCGACTGGTTGTAAACTCTCTCTG GTTGACGTCAACAAAGTAGTCCCAGTTTACGTCACGCGCCCTGAGCCGGGTCCAGGGGTGCTGCCTGAATTTGGGGAGTACAACCCCCCTTCGGAGTCTCTGAAGAGCCGGGACTACTTCACGGTACTTCACGTGACGCTGGCTGTTCCTTCGGCG GTGGCGCTCGTGCTCCTCTTGATGCTGGGCTACACCATGTGCTGCCGAAGGGAAGGGGT gaaaaaaagaaacatgcaaACATCAGC CATCCAGCTGGTCCACCACAGCTCCATTCAGAAGTCCACCAAGGAGATGCGCATCATGTCTAAGAACCGGGATATCTCTTGGCCGCTCTCCACGCTGCCTGTCTTCAACCCGGTCAGCGGCGAGGTGGTTCCGCCCATCCACCCGGACAACTACGAGACTACCAGCATGCCCCTCATGCGGACGCAGAC AAACCTGCAAAACCAGATTACCATACCGCAACAACAGCCATCAG GAGATAGTTATGTCATGTCTACGTTTCGAAGGTTGGAG GTAAATGGTATTCCTGAGGAGAGGAAGGTGGCTGAAGCACTGAATTTGTGA